From a region of the Methanoculleus receptaculi genome:
- a CDS encoding nitrite/sulfite reductase domain-containing protein produces the protein MENRPRGGILQRDGATYAIVPRTPAGIVSPEDLESIIKVVRRYSIPIIKMTSGQRMVLVGIKEEDVEKIWNELGMTVGQATAPCVHYVQACPGTETCRYGKQDSLGLGLKIEEIYQDLNMPAKVKIGVSGCPRSCGESYLRDIGLLGTAKGWRVIFGGNAGARPRIGDLVAKDLTSDEALDLVRRLLEYYRSNAEPGERTARFVERVGFDAIRKDVLALTPYIPLESTRPD, from the coding sequence ATGGAGAATCGACCCAGAGGAGGAATCCTCCAGAGAGACGGCGCCACATACGCGATCGTGCCGAGAACCCCCGCCGGGATCGTCAGCCCCGAGGACCTTGAGAGTATCATCAAGGTCGTCCGGCGCTACAGCATCCCGATCATCAAGATGACCTCCGGGCAGCGGATGGTGCTCGTGGGTATAAAGGAAGAGGATGTCGAGAAGATCTGGAACGAACTCGGGATGACCGTGGGCCAGGCAACAGCCCCCTGCGTTCACTACGTCCAGGCATGCCCCGGGACCGAGACCTGCAGGTACGGCAAACAGGACTCACTGGGTCTCGGGCTCAAGATCGAGGAGATCTACCAGGACCTGAACATGCCGGCAAAGGTCAAGATCGGTGTCTCAGGCTGCCCACGCTCCTGCGGCGAGAGTTACCTCCGGGACATCGGGCTTCTCGGGACGGCAAAAGGCTGGAGGGTCATCTTCGGCGGCAACGCCGGCGCCCGCCCCCGGATCGGGGATCTCGTCGCAAAAGACCTCACATCGGATGAGGCGCTCGACCTTGTCCGCCGGCTCCTGGAGTACTACCGCAGCAACGCAGAACCGGGAGAGAGGACCGCACGGTTCGTCGAACGGGTCGGGTTTGATGCCATCAGAAAGGACGTCCTGGCCTTAACCCCCTACATACCGCTGGAGTCCACCCGGCCGGATTGA
- a CDS encoding TrmB family transcriptional regulator: MDDLIRNLTRLGLTDYEARVYAALVGMGEGTARQIHLAGGVPRPRVYDIAEGLAARGFIAIRQGSPRVYVPADPAVVIRRLSGDLDAAATAALQGLEALSLDARSKNSPIRYVQGEWGIGRHLESLLAGLSRDLAVVCLDYREIGEFARQIADVSRDHPVSILLPNGRRGIGRPLGNASLYIPRPFCPFFQEKIFERIYCGLIPVDGSAFQLDYIFIADDRACMIVYRQDGLRSAVVVTLPFITCVQREFVNRMIANADCIGGQKSSGG; encoded by the coding sequence ATGGATGACCTGATCCGCAACCTCACAAGGCTCGGGCTGACGGATTACGAGGCCCGGGTCTACGCTGCGCTTGTTGGGATGGGGGAGGGCACCGCCCGCCAGATCCACCTGGCGGGCGGCGTCCCGCGTCCACGGGTCTACGACATCGCCGAAGGGCTTGCCGCCAGGGGTTTCATCGCGATCAGGCAGGGGAGCCCTCGTGTATACGTCCCTGCCGACCCGGCTGTTGTCATCCGCCGCCTCTCGGGCGATCTCGATGCCGCGGCAACGGCCGCGCTGCAGGGGCTCGAGGCTCTCTCGCTTGATGCCCGGTCGAAGAACTCTCCTATCCGGTACGTTCAGGGGGAGTGGGGGATCGGCCGTCACCTGGAGTCGCTCCTTGCCGGCCTCTCCCGCGACCTTGCGGTCGTCTGCCTGGACTATCGTGAGATCGGGGAGTTCGCCCGCCAGATCGCAGATGTCTCGCGCGACCACCCGGTGAGCATCCTTCTCCCGAACGGGAGGCGCGGGATAGGAAGACCGCTTGGGAACGCTTCTCTCTACATCCCGAGGCCTTTCTGCCCCTTCTTCCAGGAGAAGATCTTCGAGCGGATCTACTGCGGGCTGATCCCGGTGGACGGTTCGGCGTTCCAGCTCGACTACATCTTCATCGCTGATGACCGCGCCTGCATGATCGTCTACCGCCAGGACGGTCTCCGAAGCGCTGTGGTGGTCACCCTGCCGTTCATAACCTGCGTCCAGAGAGAGTTTGTGAACCGGATGATCGCAAACGCTGACTGTATCGGCGGCCAGAAGTCGTCCGGTGGGTGA
- a CDS encoding DUF2115 family protein, which translates to MTLEGIRAACRRMQGAKTKRDLLQIIAGEVSKFDLHDLETIYARFERRVDSLPAGYRDRLLASVRDEILAHHRLILLSRNGSSEDWLDEPPGPLLDAPARRRRRRRTPAAST; encoded by the coding sequence GTGACCCTGGAGGGCATCCGGGCGGCCTGCCGCCGTATGCAGGGCGCAAAGACAAAACGCGATCTTCTCCAGATCATCGCCGGGGAGGTGTCGAAGTTTGACCTCCACGACCTCGAGACGATCTACGCCAGGTTCGAGCGCAGGGTAGACAGTCTCCCGGCAGGCTACCGCGACCGCCTGCTCGCAAGCGTCCGGGACGAGATCTTGGCTCACCACCGCCTCATCCTCCTCTCCCGCAACGGCAGCAGCGAAGACTGGCTGGATGAACCGCCGGGCCCCCTGCTTGACGCGCCTGCACGGCGAAGGCGCAGGAGAAGGACGCCGGCCGCCTCTACCTGA
- a CDS encoding DUF2115 family protein, translating to MNYLLSAFTMFVMEEPAHPVGTPFPGGQIVDEWEMTYLCPSCPAVQSTEPTFPEMRARRLESLANYWTNYKG from the coding sequence CTGAACTACCTCCTCTCCGCGTTCACCATGTTTGTCATGGAAGAGCCCGCCCACCCCGTCGGCACACCCTTTCCCGGCGGACAGATCGTCGACGAGTGGGAGATGACCTATCTCTGCCCTTCCTGCCCGGCAGTCCAGAGCACGGAACCAACCTTCCCGGAGATGCGGGCCCGGCGGCTGGAGAGCCTCGCAAACTACTGGACAAATTATAAAGGTTGA
- a CDS encoding cupin domain-containing protein — protein sequence MKIVDVSKEPVNENPHHVDARKVYDTEHATAVVITLAPGEALKKHITPVDVFFYVLEGTGVVEIGDERAAVGRDHLVESPAKIPHRWINESDRPFRVLVVKAPRPASETRLL from the coding sequence ATGAAGATTGTTGACGTATCAAAAGAGCCTGTAAACGAAAACCCCCACCATGTCGACGCCAGGAAGGTCTATGACACCGAGCACGCGACAGCGGTGGTGATAACCCTTGCGCCCGGCGAGGCGTTAAAGAAGCACATAACCCCGGTGGATGTCTTCTTCTACGTCCTCGAAGGGACAGGAGTCGTCGAGATAGGCGACGAGCGAGCAGCCGTCGGCCGCGACCACCTTGTCGAGAGCCCGGCAAAGATCCCGCACCGCTGGATCAACGAGAGCGACCGTCCATTCCGGGTGCTCGTCGTAAAGGCCCCTCGGCCGGCGAGCGAAACCAGGCTCCTGTGA
- a CDS encoding 4Fe-4S binding protein, translated as MPSGSIPMITGVVYAYLAFAVLALLWYSRRFTRRRALVFLAASALLGFLVFAPVFPFMVQEVVLGNLPVLIGLVVFIVLVFLAGRIICGQVCAVGAVQELVYLIPVKKHRRTANRRQVAIRAGVFIVILVAGAGFSVNLLARLGLRAFFNLRVASVPFVIFLAILLVSVFFYRPFCRYICPYGALLAPVSSRAVYRLRRTDACINCGKCERACPTGAADPDARLGECYLCGRCTEACPVEGALVYARGGGKD; from the coding sequence ATGCCTTCCGGATCAATCCCGATGATCACAGGAGTGGTCTACGCCTACCTTGCCTTCGCCGTCCTCGCCCTGCTCTGGTACTCCAGGCGGTTCACAAGGCGGCGAGCGCTGGTCTTCCTGGCAGCATCGGCGCTTCTCGGGTTCCTGGTCTTTGCACCGGTCTTCCCATTCATGGTGCAGGAGGTCGTCCTCGGGAACCTGCCGGTGCTCATAGGGCTGGTTGTATTCATCGTCCTTGTCTTCCTCGCGGGCCGGATAATCTGCGGCCAGGTCTGCGCTGTGGGTGCCGTCCAGGAACTCGTCTACCTGATCCCGGTTAAGAAACACCGCCGCACCGCAAACCGGAGGCAGGTGGCGATAAGGGCGGGGGTCTTTATCGTCATCCTGGTCGCCGGAGCGGGGTTCTCGGTGAACCTCCTCGCACGCCTTGGTCTCCGGGCCTTCTTCAACCTCCGGGTCGCAAGCGTTCCCTTCGTCATCTTCCTTGCCATCCTGCTCGTCTCGGTATTCTTCTACCGGCCGTTCTGCCGCTACATCTGCCCCTACGGCGCCCTGCTCGCCCCGGTCTCGTCACGGGCGGTCTACCGGCTGCGGCGGACGGATGCCTGCATCAATTGCGGGAAGTGCGAACGGGCGTGCCCCACAGGGGCGGCCGACCCGGACGCCAGACTTGGCGAGTGCTACCTCTGCGGCAGGTGCACCGAGGCCTGCCCGGTGGAGGGGGCGCTTGTCTACGCCCGGGGAGGCGGCAAAGATTAA
- a CDS encoding cupin domain-containing protein — protein sequence MPDTKRAELRGKVIRLADLVAYQEGTVASRMIINKPAGSITIFSFDENEGLSEHTAPYDAVVTILDGECEVWVAGETHQMQEGDTIIFPANVPHALSAITRFKMSLTMIRE from the coding sequence GTGCCAGATACTAAACGTGCAGAGTTGCGGGGCAAGGTCATCCGCCTGGCGGACCTTGTCGCATACCAGGAAGGAACCGTTGCAAGCAGGATGATCATCAACAAACCGGCAGGGAGCATCACCATATTCTCGTTCGACGAGAACGAAGGGCTCTCGGAGCACACCGCACCGTATGACGCGGTGGTGACAATCCTTGACGGCGAGTGCGAGGTCTGGGTCGCGGGCGAGACGCACCAGATGCAGGAGGGCGATACGATCATCTTCCCGGCAAACGTCCCTCATGCGCTCTCGGCCATAACCCGGTTCAAGATGTCGCTCACGATGATCAGGGAGTGA
- a CDS encoding NAC family transcription factor: MTNEKEGDYCTICGGIRPDAIKIRTIPVDGKDTGINQLDFIMDGVRKLDLKDDAAIRAELLRWAGEFNYIPTKKREAYGDALLAEYRKTKE; this comes from the coding sequence ATGACAAACGAGAAAGAGGGTGATTACTGCACCATCTGCGGTGGGATCCGGCCCGACGCCATAAAGATCAGGACGATCCCGGTGGACGGCAAGGATACTGGCATAAACCAGCTGGACTTCATCATGGATGGCGTGCGAAAACTCGACCTGAAGGACGACGCCGCGATCCGCGCTGAACTCCTCCGGTGGGCGGGTGAGTTCAACTACATCCCGACAAAGAAGCGCGAGGCATACGGCGACGCGCTGCTGGCGGAGTACAGGAAAACAAAGGAGTGA
- a CDS encoding DUF2240 family protein produces the protein MSLEIAVAAPFKHMRKERLQKSEFIFYVAIDRKWMNKEQANLLLERAMEEGLVEMEGGTIRPLFDLAAVEIPLGFKPTSDLLTGAATPCDELIARIASATGKPVREIAAEINQVIDSGFDGNLRLEAAVVIVAKRYRVRFEDKLPALEKSVAKKR, from the coding sequence GTGAGTCTTGAGATTGCCGTTGCCGCACCGTTCAAGCATATGCGCAAGGAGCGGCTGCAGAAGAGCGAGTTTATCTTCTACGTTGCCATCGACCGGAAATGGATGAACAAGGAGCAGGCGAACCTGCTCCTTGAGCGGGCGATGGAAGAAGGGCTGGTCGAGATGGAAGGGGGAACCATCCGGCCGCTCTTCGATCTCGCTGCGGTCGAGATACCGCTCGGGTTCAAACCCACATCCGATCTCCTGACAGGGGCGGCGACCCCCTGCGACGAACTGATAGCCCGGATCGCTTCCGCGACCGGTAAGCCGGTCCGGGAGATCGCCGCCGAGATCAACCAGGTCATCGACAGCGGCTTTGACGGCAACCTCCGCCTTGAGGCGGCGGTGGTCATAGTCGCGAAGAGGTACAGGGTGCGGTTTGAGGACAAACTGCCCGCCCTGGAGAAGTCGGTTGCAAAGAAGCGGTAG
- a CDS encoding 30S ribosomal protein S8e, translated as MLWQGRSVRKPSGGRYHTCRGKKRVEIGRSPAETHIGEDRRRIIRTYGGNRKVRALRVEYASVADPATGEIRKAKIETVEENPANPNYVRRNLLTRGAIIRTEAGRARIVSRPSQDGVVNAVLLS; from the coding sequence ATGTTGTGGCAGGGAAGATCAGTAAGAAAGCCGTCTGGCGGGCGTTACCACACCTGCCGGGGCAAGAAGAGAGTGGAGATCGGGAGATCTCCGGCAGAGACGCACATAGGTGAAGACCGCAGGAGGATCATCCGCACCTACGGTGGCAACCGGAAAGTCCGGGCGCTCCGGGTGGAATACGCGAGCGTGGCAGACCCGGCAACCGGCGAGATCAGAAAAGCCAAGATCGAGACGGTCGAGGAGAACCCCGCCAACCCCAACTACGTCCGCCGGAACCTCCTGACCAGGGGTGCAATCATCAGGACAGAGGCAGGGCGCGCGCGGATCGTCAGCAGGCCAAGCCAGGACGGCGTCGTCAACGCCGTCCTGCTCTCATAA
- the tnpA gene encoding IS200/IS605 family transposase, with translation MKHKLDRSAHSVFALYYHLVIVVKYRRKALYSDDIRERLKDIVWNLSDELGIDVVAHEPAEDHYHLLFKATPKTNLVNVVNVIKGVSARRLRQEFPATKNLLCGDSFWSPSYFLATSGQVSLDALKEYVDSQMEK, from the coding sequence GTGAAGCATAAACTTGATAGGTCAGCGCATTCGGTCTTTGCTCTCTACTATCATCTGGTGATAGTAGTGAAGTATCGCCGGAAAGCGTTATATTCTGACGATATTCGGGAGCGTCTGAAAGATATCGTGTGGAACCTATCGGACGAATTGGGTATAGACGTTGTTGCTCACGAACCTGCGGAAGATCACTATCATCTTCTCTTCAAGGCGACTCCGAAAACCAACCTCGTCAATGTTGTCAACGTGATCAAGGGAGTATCGGCACGGAGACTACGGCAGGAGTTCCCTGCAACAAAGAATTTGCTGTGTGGGGACTCTTTTTGGTCTCCGTCATATTTCCTTGCAACATCAGGACAGGTAAGCCTCGATGCGCTGAAAGAGTATGTTGACTCGCAGATGGAGAAGTAA
- a CDS encoding RNA-guided endonuclease InsQ/TnpB family protein — MIVSYKYRAYPDATVETRLNTALDTCRWLYNKLLEECNTARENGISPTMRGTQARIVTLKEENPALKDVYSKVLQMVNYTLWSNIAALSQTKKRGRKIGKLRFKSAARYRTLNYNQSGFKIDREHSSITFSKIGTIPFNMHRPYTGKVKGVLITRSGDRWYVIIQTEQTVSSSKREGQSVGIDLGLNSFAVDSDGAVIENPRFYEHSLGRIKKIQRSLARKQRFSKNWKKAKRKLEKVYDHVANQKNDFLHKLSRQYVDTYATICVEDLNIKYLKENGKSRGLRRSIHSASWGRFYSYLSYKAESAGTELVKVDPRDTTQMCSNCGSIVKKTLSERVHECPYCGFVADRDYNAAVNIHRVGMEQPFEPVEPRPLHHISVAQVLAMKQEAPPERAG; from the coding sequence ATGATCGTTTCCTACAAGTACCGAGCGTATCCAGACGCAACCGTGGAAACACGTCTGAACACTGCACTTGATACCTGTAGGTGGCTCTACAACAAACTTCTCGAAGAATGCAACACGGCACGAGAGAATGGAATCTCTCCGACGATGCGGGGAACGCAGGCGCGGATCGTCACGCTGAAAGAGGAGAATCCTGCACTCAAGGACGTGTACTCTAAAGTGCTCCAGATGGTCAACTACACCCTCTGGAGCAACATCGCTGCACTCTCGCAGACAAAGAAGAGAGGACGGAAGATCGGCAAACTCCGATTCAAGAGTGCAGCCCGGTACCGGACGCTCAATTATAATCAGTCGGGTTTCAAGATCGATCGCGAGCATAGTTCGATTACGTTCTCGAAGATCGGAACGATTCCGTTCAACATGCACCGACCCTACACCGGGAAGGTGAAGGGTGTCCTGATCACCCGTTCCGGCGATAGATGGTATGTGATCATTCAGACAGAGCAGACAGTGTCTTCATCAAAGCGTGAAGGGCAGTCTGTCGGTATCGATCTCGGTCTGAACTCGTTTGCGGTCGATAGTGACGGTGCGGTGATCGAGAACCCCAGGTTCTATGAACATTCTCTGGGCAGGATCAAGAAGATCCAGCGGAGTCTTGCCCGGAAACAACGGTTCTCGAAAAACTGGAAGAAGGCAAAAAGGAAACTGGAGAAGGTCTATGATCATGTCGCCAACCAGAAGAACGATTTCCTGCACAAACTCTCCCGTCAGTACGTTGACACCTATGCGACGATCTGTGTTGAAGACCTGAATATCAAGTATTTGAAAGAGAACGGCAAATCTCGCGGGCTCCGGAGAAGTATCCACAGTGCGTCGTGGGGACGATTTTATTCTTACCTCTCGTACAAGGCTGAAAGTGCTGGTACGGAACTCGTCAAAGTCGATCCCCGCGACACGACACAGATGTGTTCGAACTGCGGAAGCATCGTGAAAAAGACGCTCTCCGAGAGAGTCCACGAATGCCCGTATTGTGGGTTTGTTGCCGATAGAGATTACAATGCTGCGGTAAATATCCACCGCGTGGGGATGGAACAGCCCTTTGAGCCTGTGGAGCCAAGACCTCTACATCACATCTCTGTGGCGCAAGTGTTGGCCATGAAGCAGGAAGCCCCGCCCGAGAGGGCGGGGTAG
- the hypB gene encoding hydrogenase nickel incorporation protein HypB, translating into MHQIDIHLEKDIYEANNRLADANAAHLREHGVRAFDLLGAIGSGKTALIERLVPLIRKRGLRPGAIAGDVYGDDDFQRVVALGIPAYNANTGKECHLDAHLVEHALEHMPLDEIDILFIENVGNMVCPTDFRLGAEKRIVVVSSTEGDDVVNKHPMMFRGGDIGVINKIDLAPLVGANLDRMESDIRRYNPGMKVFRTNLKTGDGLEGLLDTILE; encoded by the coding sequence ATGCATCAGATCGACATCCACCTGGAGAAGGATATATACGAGGCCAACAACCGTCTGGCAGATGCCAACGCCGCTCACCTCCGGGAACACGGGGTTCGGGCGTTTGACCTTCTCGGCGCCATAGGATCGGGGAAGACTGCCCTCATCGAACGGCTGGTGCCGCTGATCCGCAAACGCGGTCTTCGCCCCGGGGCGATCGCCGGTGATGTCTATGGTGACGACGATTTCCAGCGGGTCGTCGCCCTCGGGATCCCGGCCTACAACGCAAACACCGGGAAAGAGTGCCATCTTGATGCCCACCTGGTCGAACACGCCCTCGAACACATGCCGCTTGACGAGATCGATATACTCTTCATAGAGAATGTCGGCAACATGGTCTGCCCGACCGATTTCCGGCTTGGCGCTGAGAAGAGGATCGTTGTTGTCAGTTCGACCGAGGGCGACGACGTGGTGAACAAACATCCCATGATGTTTCGCGGCGGAGACATAGGTGTCATCAACAAGATCGATCTCGCACCGCTCGTCGGCGCCAACCTTGACCGGATGGAGTCGGATATCCGCCGCTACAACCCGGGGATGAAGGTCTTCCGGACGAACCTGAAGACGGGGGACGGGTTGGAGGGGCTGCTGGACACGATCCTGGAGTAG
- a CDS encoding signal recognition particle subunit SRP19/SEC65 family protein: MSAERILYPCYFDAALRRRQGRRVARNLAVKSPDTSAIATVLRKMNLPHRLEEHHHPARWVEREGRVVVEWKGSKEDLIRKVATGLSGRRGA; the protein is encoded by the coding sequence ATGAGCGCTGAACGCATCCTCTACCCATGCTACTTTGACGCGGCACTCAGGCGGCGGCAGGGGCGCCGCGTCGCCAGAAACCTCGCAGTGAAGTCACCCGATACCTCTGCCATCGCGACCGTTCTGCGAAAGATGAACCTGCCGCACCGACTGGAGGAGCACCACCACCCCGCCCGCTGGGTGGAGCGTGAAGGCCGGGTCGTTGTGGAATGGAAAGGGAGCAAAGAGGACCTGATACGGAAGGTTGCCACCGGTCTATCCGGGCGGAGGGGTGCATGA
- a CDS encoding histidinol phosphate phosphatase domain-containing protein gives MMYDLHTHTILSDGELLPIELVRRAAVLGYKTIAITDHADTSNLAYLVKAVSRCREPAECYGVNLLVGVEITHLPPSMIAAAAREAKRLDADIVVVHGESVLEPVAPGTNRTACNCDDVDVLAHPGLVTLDDARAAAEHGVALEITARAGHNRTNGHVVRVAQKAGCRLVVNSDAHNPSDLMSMEVRWALTVGAGLTEEESRQILSLDVLEFLRK, from the coding sequence ATGATGTACGACCTTCATACCCATACCATCCTCTCTGACGGCGAACTCCTGCCCATAGAACTCGTCCGCCGCGCCGCCGTCCTCGGCTATAAGACCATCGCCATCACCGACCACGCGGACACCTCCAACCTGGCATACCTGGTGAAGGCGGTGAGCAGGTGCCGGGAACCGGCGGAGTGTTACGGCGTGAACCTTCTTGTGGGGGTGGAGATCACGCACCTCCCGCCATCCATGATCGCGGCGGCCGCACGAGAAGCAAAACGGCTTGACGCCGATATAGTTGTCGTCCACGGCGAGTCTGTCCTGGAGCCGGTCGCCCCGGGGACGAACCGCACCGCCTGCAACTGCGATGATGTCGACGTGCTCGCCCACCCCGGGCTTGTGACGCTCGACGATGCGCGCGCGGCCGCGGAGCACGGGGTGGCGCTCGAGATAACCGCACGCGCCGGGCACAACCGCACCAACGGCCACGTGGTGAGGGTGGCGCAGAAGGCAGGGTGCCGGCTTGTGGTAAATTCTGATGCGCATAATCCGTCCGATCTGATGTCAATGGAGGTGAGGTGGGCGCTTACGGTTGGTGCGGGGTTGACGGAAGAGGAATCCCGGCAGATTCTCTCCCTGGACGTGCTTGAGTTCCTTCGAAAATAA
- a CDS encoding transcription initiation factor IIB, with protein sequence MAEVEKLKQLQLQREALKKREEQKVKETEKTRPEESVESVCPECGSHQLVHDYERAELVCQSCGLVLDGEFIDRGPEWRAFDHDQRMKRSRVGAPMTFTIHDKGLSTMIDWRNRDSYGRAISSKNRAQLYRLRKWQRRIRVSNATERNLAFALSELDRMASALGLPRNVRETAAVVYRDAVEKNLIRGRSIEGVAAASLYAACRQCSVPRTLDEIAEVSRVSRKEIGRTYRFISRELGLKLLPTSPIDYVPRFCSGLNLNGEVQSRAVEILRQAGERELTSGRGPTGVAAAAIYISSILGGERRTQREVAEVAGVTEVTIRNRYKELAEKLDIEIIL encoded by the coding sequence ATGGCTGAAGTGGAAAAGTTAAAACAACTGCAGTTGCAGCGCGAGGCCCTTAAAAAAAGGGAGGAGCAGAAAGTCAAGGAGACCGAGAAGACGCGCCCCGAAGAGAGTGTGGAGTCCGTCTGCCCGGAGTGCGGCAGCCACCAGCTTGTCCATGACTATGAGCGTGCTGAACTTGTATGTCAGAGTTGTGGTCTTGTCCTCGACGGGGAGTTCATCGACCGCGGTCCTGAGTGGCGGGCGTTCGACCACGACCAACGCATGAAGAGGTCACGTGTCGGTGCGCCGATGACCTTCACCATCCACGACAAGGGTCTCTCGACGATGATCGACTGGAGGAACCGGGATTCATATGGCCGCGCTATCTCAAGCAAGAACCGGGCGCAGCTCTACCGCCTCAGGAAGTGGCAGCGGCGTATCCGGGTCTCAAACGCCACAGAGCGGAACCTGGCGTTCGCCCTCTCGGAACTGGATCGGATGGCCTCGGCTCTTGGTCTGCCGAGGAACGTGCGCGAGACCGCCGCGGTCGTCTACCGTGACGCCGTGGAGAAGAACCTGATCCGCGGCCGGAGTATAGAGGGCGTAGCGGCGGCGTCGCTGTACGCGGCGTGCCGCCAGTGCAGCGTTCCTAGGACACTCGATGAGATCGCCGAGGTCTCCCGTGTCTCGAGGAAGGAGATAGGGCGTACCTACAGGTTCATCTCACGCGAGCTCGGCCTTAAACTCCTGCCGACGTCGCCGATCGACTACGTACCGCGCTTCTGCTCGGGGCTGAACCTGAATGGCGAGGTCCAGAGCCGGGCGGTCGAGATCCTCCGGCAGGCAGGCGAACGCGAACTTACGAGCGGCAGGGGCCCGACGGGTGTTGCAGCGGCCGCAATTTACATCTCCTCGATCCTGGGCGGCGAGAGGCGCACCCAGCGCGAGGTGGCCGAGGTGGCCGGCGTGACCGAGGTCACGATCAGGAACAGATATAAGGAACTGGCAGAGAAGTTAGATATCGAGATCATACTCTGA
- a CDS encoding acyltransferase family protein, producing MNQREVEPVPQGGGRFSNNFDFMRFAAATLVVVAHAYALHTGYSQIGLHDPVMLAGRAALAVLLATSGYLIAASWESTASPLRFAWKRFLRVVPGLIPVILVTLFILGPLVTSLPQDDYFATLFSPEGFTAVPFFENGGVLGLFQDNPVTYVNGSLWTIPLEAALYGVVAALGVAGLLHRRGALPALIALNVLVWFCWFDDVRMAKVRFSLYFLFGALLYLRRERVTLRPAIAGGLLILLVASAMTPLATIAGVVAIPYLTIYAAHIPLPLLNTFGRHGDFSYGIYLYHYPLQQTIIQVTANTVAIPALFGLSFAAAFACAYLSWHAIERRALAAKNLRVSDLRRALGLSPRLEPLGR from the coding sequence ATGAATCAGAGAGAGGTGGAACCGGTTCCGCAGGGCGGCGGCCGGTTCTCGAACAACTTCGATTTCATGCGGTTTGCCGCGGCAACGCTGGTTGTCGTTGCGCACGCATACGCGCTCCATACCGGGTATTCGCAGATAGGGCTGCATGACCCGGTCATGCTCGCTGGACGGGCAGCGCTTGCCGTCCTCCTTGCCACCAGCGGCTACCTGATCGCGGCGAGCTGGGAGTCGACTGCATCTCCACTAAGGTTCGCCTGGAAACGGTTTCTCCGGGTCGTCCCGGGTCTTATCCCGGTTATACTGGTCACCCTCTTTATCCTGGGCCCGCTGGTGACGTCCCTCCCGCAGGATGACTACTTTGCGACCCTCTTCTCGCCGGAGGGGTTTACCGCCGTGCCGTTCTTTGAGAACGGCGGGGTTCTGGGTCTCTTCCAGGACAACCCTGTAACCTACGTCAACGGGTCGCTCTGGACGATACCGCTGGAGGCTGCGCTGTATGGGGTTGTTGCGGCGCTGGGGGTTGCCGGGCTCCTGCACCGCCGGGGTGCGCTCCCCGCCCTCATCGCTCTTAACGTTCTGGTCTGGTTCTGCTGGTTCGATGACGTCCGGATGGCAAAGGTCCGGTTCTCGCTCTACTTCCTTTTCGGGGCGCTTCTCTACCTTCGCCGTGAACGGGTCACGTTAAGGCCGGCAATCGCGGGTGGGCTGCTCATACTCCTTGTGGCATCGGCCATGACGCCGCTTGCGACCATCGCCGGGGTGGTTGCCATACCCTACCTCACCATCTACGCCGCGCACATCCCTCTCCCCCTCCTAAACACGTTCGGGAGACACGGGGACTTCTCGTACGGGATCTACCTCTACCACTATCCGCTGCAGCAGACGATCATCCAGGTCACGGCAAACACCGTTGCCATCCCGGCGCTCTTCGGGCTATCGTTTGCAGCGGCGTTTGCGTGTGCGTATCTCTCCTGGCATGCCATCGAGAGACGGGCGCTGGCGGCAAAGAACCTCAGGGTTTCTGACCTGCGGCGTGCGCTCGGGTTATCTCCCCGGCTGGAACCGCTTGGCCGGTGA